In the Plectropomus leopardus isolate mb chromosome 5, YSFRI_Pleo_2.0, whole genome shotgun sequence genome, one interval contains:
- the LOC121943597 gene encoding uncharacterized protein LOC121943597, translating into MMITVHFTLLLLWVTQDSVSCLHTTTPIGFLAVALGDSLTLNCTYNCSTGFIRGCWSKASDDSVCHGTFSKNFCTTSLHLSNVSTEDLEKNYTCYTQATDDPLIPQKTERIVLLQLKAQTSTPNWTVAPKTGTKNASLPAMPKYSSGGEFTGIKVLATVTVAVAMVLAALAVYLCLNRSRQSWDDKGGAVVSRSGSPLPTHAVPSPVKGSLSTQSERVTLRIPTSDNESDTEVPYADIMITVRGVSTPELTQVCYLTPGDQKEWWGDESRCHLHASRSADRLHVPQQVSRKMSTNSEYAVITYA; encoded by the exons ATGATGATCACAGTCCACTTCACTTTGCTCCTGCTCTGGGTTACACAAG ATTCTGTGAGCTGTCTTCACACAACAACACCCATTGGTTTCTTGGCTGTAGCATTAGGGGACTCTCTTACATTAAACTGCACCTACAATTGCTCCACTGGATTTATTCGTGGCTGTTGGAGTAAAGCATCAGATGACTCTGTCTGTCACGGGACATTCAGCAAAAACTTTTGCACAACATCCCTTCATCTATCAAATGTGTCCACTGAAGATCTCGAGAAGAACTACACTTGCTACACACAAGCCACAGATGACCCGCTAATTCCACAAAAAACAGAGCGGATTGTTTTACTGCAACTGAAAG cTCAAACAAGCACCCCAAACTGGACAGTTGCCCCAAAGACTGGAACTAAAAATG CATCTCTTCCTGCTATGCCAAAATATTCAAGTGGAG GAGAATTTACTGGAATTAAGGTTTTAGCAACAGTTACGGTTGCTGTGGCCATGGTGCTTGCAGCATTGGCTGTTTACTTGTGTCTGAACCGGAGCAGACAGAGCTGGGATGATAAAG GGGGGGCTGTTGTGTCAAGGTCTGG CTCGCCACTGCCAACTCACGCTGTCCCCTCGCCAGTGAAGg GGTCACTTTCAACACAAAGTGAAAGAGTGACTTTGAGAATTCCTACATCAG ACAATGAGAGCGACACTGAGGTTCCATACGCTGACATAATGATCACTGTCCGAGGTGTCAGTACACCAGAGCTCACCCAGGTCTGCTACTTGACTCCTGGAGATCAAAAAGAG TGGTGGGGAGATGAATCCAGGTGTCACCTACATGCCTCCCGGTCAGCTGACAGACTGCATGTCCCCCAGCAGGTCAGCCGCAAGATGAGCACCAACTCGGAGTATGCAGTCATCACATATGCCTGA